The sequence TCGACGTTGTTGACGAGCCGCGTGCATTCACGCAGCCGCTCGCCGAGCAGCGGATGCTGAAGATACGCGACGGCTTCGGCCAGCGTCGAGATCGCGTACCGTTGTGCCATCGCGCTGTCTCCCAGCCCTTCGATTTGCGGGAACACGAACCACATCCAGTGACTTCGCTTGAGCCCGTTCCTCAACTCGACACATACCTGCGCATACACCGCATCCTGTGCGTCGACAAAGCGTTGAAGATCATAGGGATCGTCCATGTCGCCCTCCGTCTGTTCGTCCGTCCGTCCGTCACGGCGCGGCAAGCCGCCTGAACGATCATTGTGAGCGCTGCCCGGACGGCGCGCAAACGCGCCCCAAAGCCGTTTGCTCGCGCCGCGTGACCGCGCGCACGCCGTTGTGTGGCCACGTGCCGGCAACGGGCGTAGCATTGGGATAGCGTCCGGCCGCGATCCTGACGGATCGACGATGCATGCCGGTCCGGCCGCAGCCGGCCACACGTCGTGGCCCGGCAAAGGAGCCTCGATGCGCTCGCAAGCGATGTCCGTCTCGCGCCTGAGACGCTATGCGATCACGGCTGCGGTCGTCATCGTCTGCCTGATCGTCATCGGGCGCATCACCGGTATCCTGGTCGACTGGCTCTGGTTCTCGTCGATCGGTTATGTCGGCGTTTTCTGGACGATCCTGTCCGCGAGGGTGCTGCTGTTCGTCGCCGTGTTCGCGGTGTCGGCGGCCGCCATCGGCGCATCGGGGTTGCTCGCGCATCGCTATGCAAGTCCCGTCGATATCTGGCAAGTGGAAGACATCTCGTCGACGCGCGCGGAGGAGGCCATCCGTGCGCTGGCGGGGCAGGTCGCGTCGCGGATTCCATGGCGGGCGGTCATCGCCGGCGGCGCGGTTCTCCTCGGGCTGGCGATCGCCGGCGGCGCGATGTCGAGCTGGGACCTCGCGCTTCGCTTTCTGCATCAGGTGCCGTTCGGCGCGCGCGATCCGATCTTCGGCAAGGACATCGGCTTCTATCTGTTCTCGCTGCCCGTGTGGATCGCGCTGAAGAACGGGCTGCTCGAACTCGTCCTCTGCTGCGCGATCGCCGCAGGCGGCGTCTACTGGCTGCGCGGCGACATCATGCTCCGGCCGCAGAAGGGGATTTCGTTCGCCGCGGCCGCTCACGGTTCGGCGCTGCTGGCGCTGTTCTTCCTGCTGAAAGCCTGGTCGTGGTGGCTCGAACGCTTCCTGCTGCTCTACGACAACAACGGTGTCGTGGTCGGCGCCGGCTATACGGATATCCACGTGATGCTGCCGGTGCTGTGGCTGCTCGTGGGCCTCGCCATCGCGTCGGCCGTCGCGATGCTGGTCAACATGCGCCGGCCCGGCTATCGGCTGCCTGCCGCTGCGGCGCTGCTGGTGTTCGGCTGTTCGTTCGCGCTCGGCCTCATCTATCCCGCGCTGTTCCAGCGCTTCTACGTCAAACCGAGCGAACTGCAGCTCGAGACGCCTTATATCCAGCACAACATCGCGCTGACGAGGCAGGCCTACGGTCTCGCGCAGATCGAGGTCAAGCCGTTCTCGGCCGGGCAGGACCTGACTCTCGCGTCGCTGCAGGCCAATCGTGCGACCATCGACAACATCCGCCTGTGGGATGTGCAGCCGCTGATGGATACCTACGCGCAGTTGCAGGAGATCCGGACTTACTACAAGTTTTTCTCGGTGGATATCGACCGCTACCGGCTCGACTCCGGGTACCGGCAGGTGATGCTGTCGGCACGCGAACTGGAGCAGACGATGCTTCCGGAGAACGCCCGAACCTGGGTGAACCT comes from Burkholderia pyrrocinia and encodes:
- a CDS encoding DUF1810 domain-containing protein, whose product is MDDPYDLQRFVDAQDAVYAQVCVELRNGLKRSHWMWFVFPQIEGLGDSAMAQRYAISTLAEAVAYLQHPLLGERLRECTRLVNNVEGRSIKTIFGYPDDLKFRSSVTLFAHATSDNAVFVEALEKYFGGEADHRTLERI